A window of Zestosphaera sp. contains these coding sequences:
- a CDS encoding MFS transporter — VVMLVACLLVVLLVDEPEQFKVKTETISFSELLRKSFRESFSELASNLREAFTSREKSLLFMLTSIFLWFVGYNAIETFFTSYAKYYLGIGEATGSFILGFVALGFLIFSLPAGFIGARLGRKRTMTLGLLIVVALLFVAMSFPSRLVGNQLILAFEAVFFVIGMAWALVNVNSLPTVVDMTTREKLGTYTGLYYFASQLASIIAPPMAGLFIDLSGYSVLLPYSITFLVLSAVTLQLVRRGEPRRGY, encoded by the coding sequence TGTAGTGATGCTTGTGGCGTGCCTCCTCGTAGTTCTGCTGGTAGACGAGCCTGAACAATTCAAGGTCAAAACAGAGACAATAAGCTTCAGCGAGCTGTTGCGAAAATCTTTCCGGGAAAGCTTCAGCGAGCTAGCAAGCAACCTCCGCGAGGCCTTTACTTCTAGGGAGAAAAGCCTCCTCTTTATGCTTACCTCTATCTTCCTATGGTTTGTAGGATACAACGCTATTGAAACCTTTTTCACTAGCTATGCAAAGTACTACCTCGGAATCGGCGAAGCTACTGGATCCTTTATACTTGGCTTCGTTGCACTGGGCTTCCTGATATTCTCACTCCCAGCAGGCTTTATCGGCGCAAGACTTGGGAGGAAGAGAACAATGACACTGGGGCTTCTAATAGTCGTAGCTCTACTTTTTGTGGCTATGAGTTTTCCATCCAGGCTAGTGGGAAACCAGCTAATCTTGGCCTTTGAAGCGGTCTTCTTCGTTATAGGGATGGCTTGGGCACTAGTCAATGTTAACAGCTTGCCAACAGTAGTTGACATGACAACACGAGAAAAACTGGGCACATATACAGGTCTCTACTATTTTGCGTCTCAGCTGGCATCAATAATAGCTCCACCCATGGCGGGTCTCTTCATCGATCTTTCTGGATACTCTGTCCTCTTACCATACTCTATTACTTTCCTAGTCCTATCGGCTGTAACACTTCAGCTTGTACGGAGGGGAGAACCGAGAAGAGGCTACTAA